A section of the Flaviflexus equikiangi genome encodes:
- the dop gene encoding depupylase/deamidase Dop — MSVKRVIGTETEFGILSATQSNPIHLSAALVDAYASAGAGSPSGPIRWDYRGEDPLNDARGFRLERASADPSQLTDNPEAMAPSGPVAVRRPSEAEMSMPRASNTVLSNGARFYVDHAHPEYSGPETLGPLDAVLYDRAGEHIARDAMEIAGRAGTEYIVYKNNVDGKGATYGSHENYLVDRSVDFDDLVGALIPFFVTRPVLCGAGRVGRGQRSEEPGFQISQRADYVENDIGLETTFNRPIINTRDEPHAGTRWRRLHVIGGDANLFDISNFLKFGTTAAVLWVLENSGVGLELDSLAIADPVWETQEVSYDLSLTHRIALRDGSSATALDIQASYARLCRDAMTAAGPLDDETRLLLDTWDEVIEMLRTDMFAAARKVEWVAKYQMLEAMRARGSMTWRDPKLAAFDLQWHDLRAGRSIVDRLDRAGRIDRLFSLSEVVQAATVPPENTRAFVRGSLITAFPGDVYAAAWDSVTVDAGGESLLRIPTLNPLAGTRDLVGDALEAPDISTFLHRLRG, encoded by the coding sequence GTGAGCGTCAAGCGTGTCATCGGGACAGAAACAGAGTTCGGGATCCTCTCGGCGACACAGTCCAATCCGATCCATCTATCGGCCGCCCTCGTCGACGCATATGCCTCCGCTGGGGCGGGCAGCCCCTCCGGCCCGATCCGCTGGGACTATCGGGGCGAAGATCCGCTCAACGATGCTCGCGGCTTCCGCCTCGAACGAGCCTCCGCCGATCCTTCCCAGCTGACGGACAACCCGGAGGCGATGGCACCGTCCGGTCCCGTCGCGGTGCGGCGGCCGAGCGAGGCCGAGATGAGCATGCCGCGCGCGTCCAACACCGTGCTGTCCAACGGTGCCCGCTTCTATGTCGACCACGCTCACCCCGAATACTCGGGGCCAGAGACACTCGGACCCCTTGACGCCGTGCTCTACGACAGGGCCGGGGAGCATATCGCGCGCGATGCGATGGAGATCGCCGGCCGCGCGGGCACCGAGTACATCGTCTACAAGAACAACGTTGACGGGAAGGGTGCGACCTACGGTTCGCACGAGAACTATCTCGTCGATCGTTCCGTCGATTTCGACGATCTTGTCGGAGCCCTGATCCCGTTCTTCGTGACCCGGCCCGTCCTGTGCGGGGCTGGCCGCGTCGGTCGCGGGCAGCGTTCGGAGGAGCCGGGCTTCCAGATCTCCCAGCGGGCCGACTATGTCGAGAACGATATCGGCCTCGAGACGACGTTCAACCGTCCCATCATCAATACACGCGACGAGCCTCATGCGGGGACCCGGTGGCGGCGCCTCCACGTCATCGGGGGAGACGCGAACCTGTTCGACATCTCGAACTTCCTCAAATTCGGCACGACCGCAGCGGTCCTGTGGGTGCTCGAGAACAGCGGGGTCGGCCTGGAGCTCGACTCGCTGGCGATCGCGGATCCCGTGTGGGAGACGCAGGAGGTCTCCTACGACCTGTCGTTGACGCACCGGATCGCGCTGCGGGACGGATCCTCCGCGACAGCGCTCGACATCCAGGCCTCCTACGCCAGGCTCTGCCGGGACGCGATGACGGCGGCAGGGCCCCTCGATGACGAGACCCGTCTCCTCCTCGACACGTGGGACGAGGTGATCGAGATGCTCCGCACTGACATGTTCGCGGCCGCACGGAAAGTGGAGTGGGTGGCCAAGTATCAGATGCTCGAGGCCATGAGGGCGCGCGGCAGTATGACATGGCGCGACCCCAAGCTTGCCGCATTCGACCTGCAGTGGCATGACCTGCGTGCGGGACGATCGATCGTCGACAGGCTCGACCGGGCCGGGCGTATCGACCGCCTGTTTTCACTGTCCGAGGTCGTGCAGGCCGCCACCGTCCCTCCCGAGAACACGCGCGCCTTCGTACGGGGCTCCCTCATCACCGCCTTCCCTGGCGATGTCTATGCGGCGGCCTGGGACTCCGTCACGGTTGATGCCGGTGGGGAGTCGCTGCTGCGGATCCCCACCCTGAACCCGCTCGCGGGCACGCGAGATCTCGTCGGGGACGCGCTCGAGGCGCCCGACATCTCGACTTTTCTTCACCGATTGAGAGGATGA
- a CDS encoding ubiquitin-like protein Pup, with amino-acid sequence MQERISKQAQKQTSAPQDLAVGQHEHEGIDSLLDEIDSVLETNAEAFVQGFVQKGGQ; translated from the coding sequence ATGCAGGAACGCATATCGAAGCAGGCTCAGAAGCAGACGTCAGCCCCGCAGGACCTGGCCGTTGGACAGCACGAGCATGAGGGTATCGATTCTCTCCTCGACGAGATCGATTCGGTGCTGGAGACGAACGCGGAAGCCTTCGTCCAGGGCTTCGTCCAGAAGGGCGGCCAGTGA
- the pafA gene encoding Pup--protein ligase has translation MGVETEYGLTTATITGQPSTLTPEDAAQRLFRRVVEWGRSTNTFLTNGSRLYLDVGAHPEYASAECDSIVDLVAMDKAGDRIFQSMADEANEGLIAEGMPERIHLIKNNVDTSGNSYGCHENYLIRRRRDFRARVDSLVPFFISRQVLTGAGHIRNQPMGASFEISQRADQMWDAISSASTRSRPIVNTRDEPHGDIEKYRRMHVIVGDTNMSEVSTALKFATTEMLLVLLDDGVVLPKLKLVDPMRAIRDISHDIDLRETVELEDGRRLTALQIQREYAQAAHSHYESRGYMAEMDPTRRRLAALWMSAIDDLEAGDLDKLDTTLDWVVKRKLLDRYRTKSGAGWDDPRLRRLELAYHDISPTSGLYRTMTSQGLLDSLVTDEQIDHAVASPPATTRAALRGRFVKAASEARRDFMVDWMNLRLLEADGARSVILKDPFAAVDERVDALLEHV, from the coding sequence ATGGGAGTCGAGACCGAATACGGGTTGACGACCGCGACGATCACGGGACAGCCCTCGACTCTCACACCGGAGGACGCCGCGCAGCGGCTCTTCCGACGGGTGGTCGAATGGGGCAGGTCGACGAACACGTTCCTGACGAATGGTTCGCGCCTCTACCTCGACGTGGGAGCACATCCCGAATATGCGTCCGCGGAATGCGACTCGATCGTGGATCTGGTGGCGATGGACAAGGCGGGCGATCGCATCTTCCAGTCCATGGCGGACGAGGCGAACGAGGGCCTGATCGCGGAGGGCATGCCCGAGCGGATCCACCTCATCAAGAACAATGTGGACACGTCCGGGAACTCGTATGGCTGCCACGAGAACTATCTCATCCGCAGGCGCCGCGACTTCCGGGCGCGGGTCGATTCGCTCGTGCCGTTCTTCATCTCCCGTCAGGTTCTCACGGGCGCCGGCCACATCCGCAACCAGCCCATGGGAGCATCGTTCGAGATCTCTCAGCGTGCCGACCAGATGTGGGACGCGATCTCGTCAGCCTCGACACGGTCGAGGCCGATCGTCAACACTCGGGACGAACCGCACGGCGACATCGAGAAGTATCGCCGCATGCATGTCATCGTGGGGGACACGAACATGTCGGAGGTATCGACCGCGCTCAAGTTCGCCACGACAGAGATGCTTCTCGTGCTCCTCGACGACGGCGTTGTTCTCCCGAAGCTCAAGCTGGTCGATCCGATGCGGGCGATCCGGGACATCTCCCACGATATCGATCTGCGCGAGACCGTCGAGCTGGAGGATGGTCGTCGGTTGACCGCGCTCCAGATCCAACGCGAATATGCGCAGGCCGCGCACAGCCACTACGAGTCACGCGGCTACATGGCGGAGATGGATCCGACGAGGCGGCGGCTGGCCGCGCTCTGGATGTCCGCGATCGACGATCTCGAGGCAGGCGATCTCGACAAGCTCGATACCACCCTCGACTGGGTGGTCAAGCGGAAGCTCCTCGACAGGTATCGGACGAAATCGGGTGCCGGGTGGGATGATCCCCGCCTGCGCAGGCTCGAACTCGCCTACCACGATATCTCTCCGACCTCTGGCCTCTATCGGACCATGACATCGCAGGGTCTCCTCGACTCGCTCGTCACGGACGAACAGATCGACCATGCCGTCGCCTCCCCGCCGGCGACGACGCGTGCCGCTCTGCGCGGACGCTTCGTCAAGGCCGCGAGCGAGGCCCGCCGGGACTTCATGGTGGATTGGATGAACCTGAGGCTTCTCGAAGCGGATGGAGCGCGGAGCGTCATCCTCAAGGATCCGTTCGCTGCCGTCGACGAGAGAGTCGATGCTCTCCTGGAGCACGTGTGA